The region CTTTTAAAAGTTTTCTTGCTTTAAATAATGCTGAAGGCAATTATGAGTTTAAAGAACTTCCTACCGAGGCGCAGTTATCGAGTATTCACGCGATTGAACATTTAATTACTAAAAATGGCAATAAATACTTTTTACTCGCCGGAAATAATTTTAATTTAAAACCTCAATTCGGTCGTCTAGATGCCGGTAAAGGACTTCTTTTAAAAGTGAAAAAAAACGGAAACATGGAGATTATTTCTTCAGAAAAATCAGGCTTTTTAGTTGAAGGGGAAGTGAAGTACATCAGGAAAATTGCCAATAAAAATGGAGAAATCTTAATTCTTGTAGCGGTAAATAATCAGGAACCCAAAATATTTAAATTTGATGAAAAAGCCTTGTAGCCTGATATTTTTACTGATCTTTTTCGTTTCCTGTGAACAAGAAAAAGCACCTGAAGATTTTCTTTTTGAAAAACTTCCGGAAGAAACTACAGGTTTAAATTTTAGCAACAATCTTACCGAAACCAATGCCTTAAATATTTTAGATTACCTGTATTTCTACAATGGCGGTGGCGTTGCTGTTGGCGATATCAATAACGATGGCTTGCCCGATATTTATCTTACCGGAAACCAGGTAAATAACAAGCTTTTTCTCAATAAAGGAAAGATGCAGTTTGAAGATATTACCGAAAAGGCAGGGGTTTCAGGAGAATCAGACTGGAATACAGGTGTGGTTATGGCCGATGTGAATGCCGATGGTTTCCTGGATATTTATGTGTGTGCCGTTTCGGGAATTAACGGTTTAAACGGAATAAACGAATTATTCATCAATAATGGCGATGGCACTTTTACTGAAAAAGCGGAAGAATTCGGATTAGATTTTAAAAATTATTCTTCAACGGCTGCTTTTTTCGATTTTGACAATGATGGCGATTTGGATATGTACCTCCTAAATCACGCCGTACACACAGTAAACACTTACGGCCCGGCCGATATTCGCAATAAGCGCATTGCAGAAAGTGGCGATAAACTTTTAAGAAATGATAACGGTAAATTTATTGATATAAGTGAAGAAGCCGGAATTTACGGAGGCGCAAATGGTTATGGGCTCGGTCTTGCTACTGCCGACTTTAATAATGATGGCTTTACAGATATTTATGTGAGTAACGATTTTCACGAAGACGATTATTATTATTTGAATAATGGCAATGGTACTTTTACCGAAACCCTAAAATCAAAATTTGGTCATGTAAGTCGGTTTTCTATGGGAAATGACGCCGCCGATGTAAATAACGACGGTTTTATTGATATGCTTAGCCTGGATATGCTCCCTCAAGATGAAAAGGTTTTAAAAGCCTCTGTAAGTGACGATCCCCGAGATCTGGATAAACTTAAAACCGAAGAATTAGGCTATCACTACCAGTATGCCAGGAATATGCTGCAAATAAATCAGCAGGGAGAATATTTTCAGGAAACAGGGCTTTTAAGCGGGATTGCTGCTACCGATTGGAGTTGGGCTCCCCTATTCGCAGATTTTGACCAGGATGGCTTCCAGGACCTGTATATCGCCACCGGGATACCTAAACGCCCCAACGATCTAGATTATATAAAATATGTTTCCAGTAACCAGATTCAGAAAAAAATAAATAATACCCGTTTGGTAGATAATGAAGCCTTAGAGATGATGCCTTCGGGTAAAGTGCACAATTATGTTTTTAAAGGTTCTGCCAGCCTAAATTTCACCGATCAATCGGGGAAATGGATGGCTCGAGATTCTGTGATCTCCACAGGAATTGCTTATGGCGACCTGGACAATGATGGAGATTTAGATATTGTAAGTAACAATATTAATGCAAATGCGAATATTTATGAAAACCAGTCAGACTCGACTTCGGCATATTTAAAATTATCTTTTAACCTGAAAGATAAAAATACCTTCGGGATTGGCACCAAGGCAATTGCCTGGCAGGATGGAAAAATGCAAACCCGCCAGCTTTATAATTCAAAAGGCTTCCAGTCTTCATCAGAACCTATTATTCATTTTGGATTTCCAAAGCAAGAAAAGTTAGATTCTTTATTAATTATCTGGCCAGATAATACCTTTCAGAAAGAATTTCAGCTTGAAATAAATCAGCATTTAGAAATAAGCCAAAATCAAAATCTTGAAGAGATTGATTATAAAAAGCTTTTTCCTGCCCCATCACCCTGGTTTGAGAAAATTGATTCTTTAGGCGGAATTAACTTTAATCACAAAGAAAATAGATATACCGATTTTGACCGTCAAAAATTGATCCCTTACCAAATTTCAGATCGAGGACCGGCAGTTGCGGTTGGAGATTTGAACGCTGATGGTTTGGATGATATTTACTTCGGAAATTCAAAATTTGAACCCGCAGAAATTTATTTTCAGCAGAAGAACACCTTTAAAAAACAGGATTTTCAACTTTTGAAAGAAGATGAAAAAACCGAAAATACTTCAGCATTTATCACCGATCTTAATCAGGATAATAAGAATGAACTTTTTGTCACTTCAGGTGGTGGGGAATTCTACGGTGAGGCTGATGCTTTATTGGATAAAATTTATTCTGTTGAAAATGGGGAACTAACGGCTAAGGAATTGCCCCAATATTTTGAAAATACTTCGGTGGTTAAAGTTAGTGATCTAGACGGCGATGGCGATCTAGATATTTTTGTAGGCGGCGCCGCGGTTTCTAACGACTTTGGCAAACTACCTTCCTCCTATTTACTCTTTAATGAAAACGGTAAATTCAGGATTCAGAAAAATCCTGAACTCGAAAAAGCTGGAATGGTAACCGATGCAATTTGGACTGATTTTGACGAAGATGGCCTTGACGATTTAATCGTGATTGGAGAATGGATGTCGCCAAAATTTTTCAGAAATAATAACGGGACTTTAGAGAATACTACAGCAAAAATGCTGGATAAAGAACTAAACGGGCTGTGGCAAACAATTATTCCTTTTGATATAAATAACGACGGGAAAATGGATTATTTACTCGGAAACTGGGGCTTAAACACCAAATTTCCTGCTTCAAAAGAATTTCCGTTAAAAATGTATTATTCAGATTTCGACAAAAACGGAAGTACAGAAACAATTATAGCCTATGCTAAAAATCAAAAATATTATCCTGCAAATGGACTCGATGAGCTGGTAGGACAACTTTCATATTTGCGTAAGAAGTTCCCGGAGTACAAGGATTTTGCCGGGAAAACTATAGAAGATATTTTTGAGAAAGAAGTGCTACAAAAAGCTAAATTACTGAAAGTGCACACAATGGCTTCAGGATATTTGCTAAATCAGGATGGAAAGTTTATTTTTAACCGCTTTCAAAATGCACTGCAGGTAGCCCCTATTTTAGCCTTTTTAAAAGCCGATTTTAATAAAGATAATCAGGATGAAGTATTGGTTGCCGGGAATTATTTTGGAATAACCCCATATCACGGGAGGTTTGATGGAATGGCTGGAAATATGATCACGCAAAATGGAGAAATTCTGGAAAGTGTTGAGCTGGGAATAAATCTTACCCAAAAGAGCGTGAGGAGCCTTGATTTAATTAATTTTAAGGGGATTGATTATCTTATGGTGAGCCTGAATAATGGCAAACCTGAATTTTATAAATTGAAGAAGTAAATGAAAAAAATATTTTATTTATTCATTTTTACCATAGTACTAACTTCCTGTGTTAAGGACGAAAAACCTATTGTGGTTACGGCTGAAAACTATCACCAAACGGTAGATAAGATCACCGAAATTATGGTTCACGATATCTTTTCGCCCCCCGTTGCCAGCCGCATTTATGCCTATTCTAACCTGGCCGCTTATCAAATTATGCGAC is a window of Salegentibacter salegens DNA encoding:
- a CDS encoding VCBS repeat-containing protein, which gives rise to MKKPCSLIFLLIFFVSCEQEKAPEDFLFEKLPEETTGLNFSNNLTETNALNILDYLYFYNGGGVAVGDINNDGLPDIYLTGNQVNNKLFLNKGKMQFEDITEKAGVSGESDWNTGVVMADVNADGFLDIYVCAVSGINGLNGINELFINNGDGTFTEKAEEFGLDFKNYSSTAAFFDFDNDGDLDMYLLNHAVHTVNTYGPADIRNKRIAESGDKLLRNDNGKFIDISEEAGIYGGANGYGLGLATADFNNDGFTDIYVSNDFHEDDYYYLNNGNGTFTETLKSKFGHVSRFSMGNDAADVNNDGFIDMLSLDMLPQDEKVLKASVSDDPRDLDKLKTEELGYHYQYARNMLQINQQGEYFQETGLLSGIAATDWSWAPLFADFDQDGFQDLYIATGIPKRPNDLDYIKYVSSNQIQKKINNTRLVDNEALEMMPSGKVHNYVFKGSASLNFTDQSGKWMARDSVISTGIAYGDLDNDGDLDIVSNNINANANIYENQSDSTSAYLKLSFNLKDKNTFGIGTKAIAWQDGKMQTRQLYNSKGFQSSSEPIIHFGFPKQEKLDSLLIIWPDNTFQKEFQLEINQHLEISQNQNLEEIDYKKLFPAPSPWFEKIDSLGGINFNHKENRYTDFDRQKLIPYQISDRGPAVAVGDLNADGLDDIYFGNSKFEPAEIYFQQKNTFKKQDFQLLKEDEKTENTSAFITDLNQDNKNELFVTSGGGEFYGEADALLDKIYSVENGELTAKELPQYFENTSVVKVSDLDGDGDLDIFVGGAAVSNDFGKLPSSYLLFNENGKFRIQKNPELEKAGMVTDAIWTDFDEDGLDDLIVIGEWMSPKFFRNNNGTLENTTAKMLDKELNGLWQTIIPFDINNDGKMDYLLGNWGLNTKFPASKEFPLKMYYSDFDKNGSTETIIAYAKNQKYYPANGLDELVGQLSYLRKKFPEYKDFAGKTIEDIFEKEVLQKAKLLKVHTMASGYLLNQDGKFIFNRFQNALQVAPILAFLKADFNKDNQDEVLVAGNYFGITPYHGRFDGMAGNMITQNGEILESVELGINLTQKSVRSLDLINFKGIDYLMVSLNNGKPEFYKLKK